In Kordia antarctica, the following proteins share a genomic window:
- the argC gene encoding N-acetyl-gamma-glutamyl-phosphate reductase, translated as MIQAGIIGGAGYTAGELIRLLLHHSKVNINFVFSTSNAGNKISSVHQDLVGDTEMIFSNSIDTTIDVLFLCLGHGNSKAFLAKHTFSETTKIIDLSNDFRLQKDAIFKDKIFVYGLPELQKEAIKKAHYIANPGCFASAIQLALLPLAHHELLKNDVHINAVTGATGAGTSLSKTTHFTWRDTNFSHYKPFTHQHLGEIHQTVQQLQTDFNSEINFMPNRGNFSRGIFATAYTKFEGNLEEAKKLYSDFYKDAKFTFVSDEEIHLKQVVNTNKCLLHLHKHEDKLLITSIIDNLLKGASGQAVQNMNLLFGFDETEGLQLKANFF; from the coding sequence ATGATACAAGCAGGAATTATTGGCGGCGCAGGATATACGGCTGGAGAATTGATTAGATTATTGTTGCATCATTCAAAAGTCAACATCAACTTTGTGTTCAGTACTTCCAATGCTGGCAACAAAATTAGTAGTGTGCATCAAGATTTAGTTGGAGATACAGAAATGATTTTTTCCAATTCAATTGACACAACTATTGATGTGCTTTTTCTATGTTTAGGACATGGAAATTCGAAAGCATTCTTAGCAAAACATACATTTTCAGAAACTACTAAAATCATCGATCTCAGTAATGATTTTAGATTGCAAAAAGATGCAATTTTTAAAGACAAAATCTTTGTGTACGGATTGCCAGAATTGCAAAAAGAAGCGATTAAAAAAGCACACTATATTGCAAATCCAGGTTGTTTTGCTTCCGCAATTCAACTTGCACTATTGCCTTTAGCACATCATGAATTGTTGAAAAATGATGTTCATATAAATGCGGTTACTGGCGCAACTGGCGCAGGAACTTCGTTATCGAAAACGACACATTTTACGTGGAGAGACACTAATTTTTCGCATTACAAACCTTTTACACATCAACATTTAGGAGAAATTCATCAAACTGTACAACAATTGCAAACTGATTTTAATTCCGAAATCAACTTTATGCCAAATAGAGGGAATTTTAGTAGAGGAATTTTCGCAACAGCATACACAAAATTTGAAGGAAATTTGGAAGAAGCTAAAAAACTGTATTCAGATTTTTATAAAGATGCAAAATTCACTTTCGTGAGCGATGAAGAAATCCATTTAAAACAAGTAGTAAACACTAATAAATGCTTGCTTCATTTGCACAAACACGAAGACAAATTACTAATTACAAGTATTATTGATAACCTTTTAAAAGGTGCTTCTGGCCAGGCAGTTCAGAATATGAATTTGTTGTTTGGTTTTGACGAAACTGAAGGATTACAACTAAAAGCCAACTTTTTTTAA